The Stigmatella aurantiaca genome segment GCGCGGCAATCAGCTCCTGGATGTGGGCGCGGCCGGTGGTCTCCAGCGTCAGGCCCACCATGGCCTCGCCCAGGCCCGTCTTGGAGAAGGCCCGGTTGTGGTGGATCTCCACCACGTTGGCCCGCTGCTCGGCCACCTGCGCCGTCAGCCGGGCCAGCATGCCGGGCCGGTCCGGCATGCTCACCTCCAGCCGCACGAGGCGCCCGGCCTTCACCAGTCCCCGCTCGATGATGCGGCTGATGACGTTCATGTCGATGTTGCCCCCGCACAGGAGCACGACGACGTTGCGCCCCACCGCCCGGGGCACGTGGCCGTTGACCAGCGCGGCCAGCCCCACCGCGCCGGCGCCCTCCACCACGCTCTTCTCCTGCTCCAAGAGCAGGAGGATGGCGTTGGCGATCTCCTCCTCGTCCACGGTGACCACTTCGTCCACGTACTTGCGCACCATGGGGAAGGTGAGGTCTCCCGGCTTGCGCACGGCGATGCCCTCCGCGATGGTGGCCCCCGGGGCCAGCTCCGTCACCTGGCCTGCCTCCAGCGAGGACTTCATGCTGGCGATGGAGGCGGCCTGCACACCGACCACCTGGATGCGGGGGTTGGTCTCCTTGAGGGCGCAGGCGACGCCGGAGATGAGCCCGCCGCCGCCGATGGGCACCAGCACCATGTCCACGAAGGGCACCTGCTCCAGCAGCTCCAGCCCGATGGTGCCCTGGCCGGCGATGACGTGCGGATCATTGAACGGGTGGACGAAGACGAGGTTCTCCTGCTCCTGGATGCGGAGCGCCTCGGCGTAGGCCTCGTCGAAGTTGGCGCCCTTGAGCACCACGCGCGCCTCGTACTCATCCCGGGTGCGGGACACCTTGATGAGCGGGGTGCGCTCCGGCATGACGATGGTGGCTTTCACGCCCAACCGGCGCGCGTGGTAGGCGAGCCCCTGGGCGTGGTTGCCGGCCGAGGCCGCGACGACGCCGCGCGCCTTCTCCTCGGCCGTGAGCGTCAGCAGCTTGTTGAGCGCCCCGCGCTCCTTGAAGGCGCCGGTGCGCTGCAGGTTCTCCATCTTGAACGCGACGGCCGAGCACCGCGTGCGCTCCGTGAAGTAGTCCGAAGCGGGGCAGGGCGAAGGCCGGATCGCGCCGCGGATGCGCTCCCGCGCCGCGAGAATGTCCTGGAGGGTCACCATGGCGCGGCCCCATACCGGAAGCAGGGCTCCCGCGAAAGGGGCGGTGCGGCAGGGAGGGGCCCCGGGGTGTCCGTGTGTTGCCTACAGGCCAGGGGCTTTAGATGCCGCGCATCACCGTGGCCTTGCCCACCCGGCCAATGGCCAGGATGAACGCCGCGGTGCGCAGCGACACCTTGCGCGAGCGGGCGATCTGCGTCACGCGCTCGTAGGACTCCTTCACCGTGCGCTCCAGCTCCGCGTTGACCCGGTCCTCTTCCCAGGCCAGGTGCTGGAGGTTCTGCACCCACTCGAAGTAGCTGACGGTGACGCCGCCCGTGTTGGCCAGGATGTCCGGCACCAGAAGGACTCCCCGCTTCTCCAGCATCTCGTCCGCCTCGGGCGAGGTGGGCCCGTTGGCGCCCTCGACGATGAGGCGCGCGCGCACGGTGTTGGCGTTCTCCCGGGTGATGGCATGGCCCAGCGCCGCGGGGATGAGCACCTCGCAGTCGGCCGCCAGCACCTCCTCGTGGGAGCAGGGCTGGCCGCCGCCGTAGCCCGTCACGGTGCCGGTGCGCTGCACGTGCTCGAAGAGGCTGGCGACATCCAGCCCCTGCGGGTTGCGCACCCCGCCCAGCATGTCCGAGACGGCCACCACCACCGCCCCATCCTCCCAGAGCAGCCGGGCCACGTGGCTGCCCACGTTGCCGAAGCCCTGGATGGCGATGCGCGTGCCCTTCATCGGCAGGTTCACGTCCCGGAGGATTTCCCGGCAGATGTAGAGCAGCCCCCGGCCGGTGGCGGCCTCGCGGCCCTTGGAGCCGTAGAGCTCCAGCGGCTTGCCCGTCACCACCGCCGGCGAGTGGCCGTGGTAGCGCGAGTACTGGTCCATGATCCACGCCATCACCTGGGGGTTGGTGTTGACGTCCGGGGCGGGGATGTCCCGGCTGGGGCCGATGACGTCCTGCACCTGGTCCACGTACTTGCGCGTCAGGCGCTCCAGCTCCTTGAGGCTGAGCTGGGAGGGGTCACACGTGATGCCGCCCTTGGCGCCGCCGTAGGGCAGGTTGGCCACCGCCGTCTTCCACGTCATCAGCGAGGCCATGGAGGCGCACTCGGCCGCGTCCAGCAGCGGGTGGTAGCGCAGGCCGCCCTTCATGGGGCCCCGGCTGTTGTCGTGCTGGATGCGGTAGCCAATGAAGGTGCGGATCTCCCCGGAGTCCATCTCGATGGAGACCTGCACCTTCACCTCGCGCAACGGCGTGGCGAGCAGCGTCTCGATGGGCGTGCCCACGTCCATGATGCGCGCGGCCTTGCGGAAGTAGTGGTTGGTCTCCTCGATGGCGTTCATGTGCGGGGGATCCAGGGGGCTGCGGTGAGGCGGGAGCGAGCCCCGGAGGACCGGGGCTCGCGGGGATGAGCGTCAGCGCTTCTTGGCACGTTCGAGCTTGAGGGTCTTCTCGCCGTGCTGCTTGCCATGGGTGGCCTCGAAGCCGGCGGCGTCCTCGTCGGCGACGAAGATGTAGGCGTAGGTTTGCCGCAGCTCCACGCGGGCCATCTTGCCCGCCGGCGCCCCTGCGCCCTCGAGCGCGGCGGTGAGGCCCGCGTCATCGAGCCCGTCCTGCTTGCCCAGGTTCACCCACAGGCGGGTCTGCCCAGGCACCTCGGGCGGCTCCTCCCGGCGCTCGCGGCGCCGGTCGTCGCGCGCCCCGCGGGGCCGGTGGCGCTCGAGCTTGAGCGCCTTCTCGCCGTGCAGCTTGCCGTTGAGGCCTTCGAACGCGGGGGCATCCGCCTCGGCCACGTAGGCATAGCCGTAGGTGGGGCGGAGCAGGGCCTTGAGCACCTTGCCGGCCGGGGCTCCCGCGGCCTCCAGCGCCGCGGTGAACTTCGCCTCGTCCAGCCCGTCATCCATGCCCAGGTTGGTCCACAGCTTCACCTCGCCGGGACCGGCGTCGGGCGAAGGGGGCGGACGCGCCGCGCCCTCGGGGCGCTCGCTCCGGGGGCGGCTCTTCTCCACCCGCAGCGTCTTGGTGCCCTGCTGCTTGCCGTTGAGGGTCTCGAAGGCCGCGCAGTCTTCCTCGGCGACGAACACGTAGGCGAACGTGGGGCGCAGCTCCGCGCGCACCACCTTGCCCACGGGGGCGCCCGCGTCTTCCAGCGCCGTGGCGATGCTGCCCGGCCCCAGGCCATCCGCGGTGCCCAGGTTCACCCACAGCTTGGCCTCGCCCGGGCCTGGCTCCAGCGACGCGCCGCCGCTGCCGCCGCTGCTGCCGCTGCCGCGCCGGGGCTCATCCCGGCGAGGAGGACGGGCATGCCGCTCGGCGTGCTCGGTGCGGGGCGCGCGCTCCCGCTCGCTCCGCTCTCCGCGCTCCCGGCCGCGCTCGCGGTCCTTGCGGCCCTCGCGCCCTTCGCGGCCCTCCCGGCCTTCGCGTCCCTCGCGCCGGCCCTCGAACTTGCGCTCGGGGGCCTCCCGGCGCTCGGGCTCCTGCGCCGCCTGGGCCTTCTCCATGCGCAGGTGGCTGAAGAAGTACTTGAGCAGGAACGCGACGAGGTCATCGGCGTCCGGGCGCTGCTTGAGCTGGGCGGCCAGGGGCAGGAAGCCCTCGAAGATGGAGCCCGAGGCCCCCTCGCGCAGCTCGCGCACGTGGCGCTCGGTCCACAGGCGCATCGCCTCCTCGGGGGCGGGCATCTCCTGCTTGTCGAACTTGATGCCGTACTTCTTCTCCAGCGTGGTGTACGTGGCCAGCTCGCGGCCGGAGAAGAGGTTGATGGCGGTGCCCTTGTTGCCGATGCGGCCGGTGCGGCCCACGCGGTGCAGGTACACCGCCGGATCCTCGGGCAGCGAGTAGTTGATGACGTACTCCAGCCCGGAGATGTCGATGCCGCGCGCGGCGATGTCCGTGGCCACCATGAAGGCCACCTCCCCGCGCTTCACCTTGCCCATCACCCGCTCGCGCTCCTTCTGCGGCAGGTCTCCGTTGAGCAGCTCCGCGTCGAAGCCGTTGCGGTTGAGCACCGCGGTCACCAGCGCCGTGTCATCCCGCGTGTTGCAGAAGATGATGGCGTTGGGGGGCTCGGTCTTCTCCAGCACGTAGATGAGGTTGCGCGGCTTGGGGAAGGCATCCGACACGTCGTAGCGGATGTGGTGGATGTGCTCGACGGTGAACACGTCGCCGGACAAGAGCAGCGTCTCGGCGTCGGTGGTGTAGCGGGCAATCAGGTTCTGGATGTCCGTGGGCACCGTGGCGCTGAACAGCAGCACCTGCCGGTTCTTCGGAAGCCTGTCGAGGATGCGCGTGACTTCCTCGTAGAAGCCCTGGTTGAGCATCTCGTCGGCTTCGTCCAGCACCGCGTGGTCACACCCGTCCAGCTTCAGGTTGCCACGGCCGATATGGTCGAACACGCGCCCCGGCGTGCCGACGATGATGGGCGTGCCGTCCTCCAGCGCGTCCTCCTGCTGCTTCATGGAGGCGCCGCCGTAGATGGCCGCCACCTTCACGCCCTTGTGCTTGCCGAGCTCCCGCAGCTCGTCGGCCACCTGCAGGGCCAGCTCGCGCGTGGGGCACAGGATGAGGGCGCGCACGCGCCGCTCGTCGGCGGGAATCTTCTCCAGCAGGGGCAGTCCGAATGCGGCCGTCTTGCCCGTGCCCGTCTTGCTGCGGACGATGAGATCCCTGCCCTCCATGACAGGCTTGAAGGCCTTGGCCTGCACGGGGGTGGGGTGGGTATAGCCCCGTTCGGCGATGGCACGCCGGAGGGGTTCAGAGAGATGGAGGTCCTCGAAGCTGACGTCCGCGACGTACTCAGCGGGACGGCCAGGTGCCTCGGTCTCAGGGGTGCCCGATGCGTTCGGGTCTTGCGGAATGTCGCTCATCAGGCATGGGCATAGCCCCTGCATTACCCTCTGGCAACAATCGTGGCACTTTGCTGTATGGAGCCCTCATGGCGAATGGGAGGAAGAGAACCAATGGAACGGCCTCCCGGCCCCGCGCGAAGCGGCCGGGAACCTCCGAACCGCAGGCCGGGGCCCCCCAAGAGGCCGAGGAGCAGGAGGCCGAGGCCGTTGACCCCGAGTCCCTGGAGCCCGCTCCCGAGGAGCTGGAGGAGGTGGACGCCGAGGCCGAGGAGCTGGGGGCGCCCCCCGCCCGGACCCTGGTGCCCTCCTCGGACGCGGGGCTGGCACGCAAGGACCCCCTCCAGGCCTACATGGCCGAGGTGACGCGCCACCCCCTGCTCAAGCGGGAAGAAGAATACGCGCTTGCCAAGAATTACCAGCAAACCGGGGATGTGCGGGCGGCCTACCGGCTCGTGGCGTCCAACCTGCGGCTGGTGGTGAAGCTGGCCCACGAGTACCACCGCAACCCGCTGTCCCTGTTGGATTTGGTCCAGGAGGGCAACATCGGGCTGATGCAGGCGGTGAAGAAGTACGATCCGGACCGGGGGGTGAAGCTCAGCTCCTACGCCGCGTGGTGGATTCGCGCCTACATCCTCCGCTACATCATGGACAACTGGAAGATGGTGAAGCTGGGGACGACGGAGGCCCAGCGGAAGCTCTTCTTCAAGCTGCGCCAGGAGCAGGAGAAGCTCATCGCCCAGGGGTTCGAGCCCAGCCCGAAGCTGCTCGCCGAGCGGCTCAACGTCACCGAGCAGGACGTGGTGGAGATGGACCAGCGGCTGGGGCACGACGAGATGTCCATCGACGCGCCGGTGGGGGACGAGAGCCGGGCCTCGCGCGCCGACCGCCTCCTGCCGTCCTCGGCGGTGGGGGCCGAGGAGCGCCTGGGCAACGAGCAGCTCAAGGAGCTGTTCCGGGAGAAGCTGGCCGAGTTCGCCCAGTCGCTGGAGGGCAAGGAGCGCTACATCTTCGAGCACCGCCTCACCGCCGACGAGCCGCTCACGCTTCAGGACATTGGCGACAAGTACGGGGTGAGCCGCGAGCGGGCCCGGCAGATCGAGGCCGCGCTCATCAACCGGATGCGCGAGTTCATGCGCGAGCGCATCCCGGACTTCGACCTGGTGGCCGTGCCCAAGGGCTGAGCCCGGCCGGGCGCCTGCGTCACCGCCAGGGGCGGGAGATGACGCAGGCGTTGATGCCGCCCACGCCCATGGAGAGCTTGCCGGCGAAGCCCTCGGGGACCGGCGCGCCCTGGTCGTAGACGAAGCGGCTGTGCACCTTGCCGATCTCCCGGTTGAGCTCGCCCTCCCGGAGCGGGGTGGGGAAGAGGCTGCCGCGCGCATAGCCCAGGTACTGGGCCGTCAGCTCCCAGCCGCCGCCCACGGCCATGCCGTGGCCGAAGGTGCCCTTGCGGGCGGTGACGAGCACCGACTCGGGGAACAGGCCGCGCAGCGTCTGCACCTCCAGGAAGTCCCCGGGGGTGGCGGTGGCGTGGAGATCCCACGTGCCCATCTGCGCGGGGGTGCAGCCCGCGCGGGAGAGCGCCTCGTGGATGGCCAGGGTGGGGCCCTCCTGCGAGGGGGTGATGATGTGGTCGGCGTCCGCGGAGACGCCCACGGTGAGGGGCTCCATGCCCAGGGGCTTGAAGCCCTTGGCGGTGAAGTGCTCCAGGTCCCCGACGATCCACATCACCGCGCCGCCCGAGATGTGCGTGCCGCGCAGGGCGGTGAGGGGCTTGGAGACGGTGGCATCCGCGGCCACGACGCGGGCGTTGTAGAAGCCGCCCACGGTGAGCGGGTGCGGCGGCGGATCCGCCATGCCCAGCACCACCGCCTTGGCATCGCCCCGGTGGATGGCATCCATGGCCAGCTTCAGCCCGTAGCCAAAGGAGGAGCAGGCCGCCACGGGCGCGAACGTCATGCCGGTGAGCTTGCCCAGCATGGAGATCTGCGCCGCCGGGGCGTTGTGGATGTTCCACAGGAGGTTGGCGGACACCGAGTTCCACGGCGGCTCGGGGGTGCTCCACTTCTTCTGGAGCCGGGCGCTGCGGGTGCGCTTCTCCTTGATGACGGCGAGCTTGGCGGACTCCACGTCCCCTTCCACGCCCAGCCCCTCAATCTCCTTCAGCTCGGCGAGGTACTCGCGCAGCTCCGGGGACTGGCCGGCCCAGTAGTGCCACCAGGCCTCCTCGGCCTCGTCCCGCTCCACCACGTCCACCGTCTCGGGGGCGGGCGGCAGGCCCGGCCGGGGCGCTTTCGTCTCCAGCCACTGGCGCAACGCCGCGTTGCGCGCGGGCTCCGCCCAGAACCGGTCCCACCGCCGCTGGGCGCGGTGCAGCGTCAGGGTGATGTCATGGATGGTGGGCAGGTCGCCCAGGCCGGTGCCCACGTAGACGTGGGTGCGGATGCCCAGGGACTGCAGCTCCTGCTCCAGGCCCGGGTTCTGCTTGAGCGCCTGGATGAACGCGCCGATGGCGTACCGGGTGGGCTGGCCGGCCTTCTTCTCGAGCTGCGTGAAGCGGTTGGGGGGGAAGCGCGCGTCGATCCACGGCTTGTACTCGGCGAAGTCGAACTCGGGCATCCCCACGAGGAAGTTGTCCGGGCCGAAGCCGTTGAACGCCGACAGCCAGCTCTCGGCGGACGACAGGTTCCGCTCGAAAGCGTCGATGTCCCGGGAGCGAGGAGCCACAACACCCCAGCCGAAGATTCCCACTCTGCGCACGTGCTGTACCTCGAAACCGCCGGACAATGGCTGCTACAGCGGTTGTATCTTCAAATTGTCGAAGGAGACCTTCGTCTTCCAGCCGGAAAATCCGAAATATTGCTGTCGCGGGCCCCGCAGTGGCGCTGGATCCTTTAGAGACAGGAAAGGCTGGCCATCCACGCTCCAGTCGATGGTGTCTCCCCGGCGGGTGAGGGTGAAGTGGTAGCGCTTGCCCGGCTGCACGGCCTTCCCGTCCCGCACGGCCCGGTCCGGGGTGTGTTCATTCTGGCGGGCAATGGCGGACTGGGTGTTTCGCCAGCCCCCGAAGATGAAGACATAGCCGCTGGCGGTGTACTGGAGCCGCAAATCTCCAGAGTAGAAGGACCGGCCATCGCCCCAGGCCTCGACCTTGATGTCGCCGTCGGGATCATCCGTCCAGACGTCGAAGTCGATGGTGGCCTCGGTGGGGATGGGCTGCTTGAGCCAGACGGGCTTGTTGTGGACCAGTTGCACGGTCAGGGCCCCGTTCTCCAGCTTCACAGCCGAGGGGTTGGTGACGTTCCAGGCGTCCCCCAGGGTGTCCCGGTCGAACGTGTCGGCGAAGGGGCCCGGCGGGGGAGGCGGGGGCGGAGGGGGCAGGGCCGCCTCGGCGGCGGAGCCATCCAGCGGGACGATGCGCAGGTTGTCGAAGAAGAGCATCGACTCCCAGCCCGACAGGCCGAGCCGGTCATGGCCGGGCCCCTTGAGGGGGAACGGATCATCCAGCTCGAGCAGGGGCTGGCCATCGATGCTCCAGCGCAGCAGAGTGCCCCGCCGCTCCACGCGCCAGCGGTAGACGCGGCCCGCCTGGACGGGGAAGCCCTGGGCCTCCACGCGCACCCGCGTGTCCGGGCGGAACTGGCCCGTGGCCACCAGGTCCGCCGAGGGCAGCTTGCGCTGCTGGGCGAGGCGGGTGGCCTGCCGCTGGAGCGTCGAGAGCGAGGGGGCGTTGAGGTCCTGGCGGGCGATGACCGACAGCGTGTTGTTCCATCCGCCCTGCACCAGCACGTAGCCCGTTGCCGGGGTGATGCCATCCCCGAAGAGCTCCAGGCGGATGTCCCCCTCGGGGTACTCCGCGCGGACGTCGAACTCGAGCGCCACATCCTCCGGCAGCCGGGCCTGGAGCCAGAGCGGGTTGTTCTTGGGGGCGGGGCCGAGCAACTGGCCGTCCTCGACCCGCCAGTAGGCGCCCGTGCTGAAGAAGTCCGTGTCCACCACGGACGGGCTGGAGAAGTCCTGCTGGTAGGGAATCTGGGCGGTGACGCGCGCCTGGCCCCGGAACAGCACGTAGTGCAGCAGGGGCAGCTGGGTCAGCAGGAGCACCGCGGCCAGGAGGGCCCAGCCCCGCCGGGAGAGGCCTTCGGGCTTCACCCAGGCGGCTGGCGCGGCGGGGGTGGGGGCGGTGGACGGAGAACCGGGCTCCGCGGGAACAGAGGCCTCCGAGGTTTCCATCTTTTCCGGGCTCTGGCCCTGGGCGCTCTCCGAGACCTTTCCAGACTTCTTGTCCTTCTCCTTGCGCCTGGCCTGTCCCATGGGTGTCCTGGGTGAAAGGGCGCGGACTCTACGCGCTGCGGCACGACAGGTAAAGCGTACCGGTCAGCCACCGTCACCCGGTTTCCACGCCTACTTGGCGCCCCAGCGTTTTTCGAGCGCCTTCTCCTCGGCCTTGCGCAGCTTCAGCCGCTCGCGCTCGGCGCGCAGCCGCTCCGCCTCCTCGGGGGAGGGGCGCACGGCAAGCTGGTAGACGCTGCCGGCCAGGGTGAACAGCCCCGCGGCGATGATGACGCCCCAGGGCTGGTGGGTCACCGCCTTCACCAGCCCGCCGAACTGGTTCAGCGCCGCGAGCGCCCCGATGACGAGCAGCCAGGCGCCCACCGCCGAGGCGACGACGGTGGCCACCACGCGCTGGAACACGGCGCCGATCAGGCCGGTGATCAACAGGGCGGGCACGAAGCCCAGCAGGAAGTCATTGCGGCCCGCGAGCTGCCCGGCCAGCAACCCCAGGGGAATGCCCACGCCCAGGAAGACGACGACCACGGGGAAGGCGAACCCCAGCAGGGCGAGCACGGCGGCGACGAAGGAGGGGAGCCGGGGCGTCAGCTCCGGGAGGCCCAGCTTGGCGGTGAGCGTGGCGGTCCAGAACAGGCCGATGAGCCCCCCGACGGGGCCCGCCACGGCCCGGAAGGCGCCTCCCCCGCCGAACAGCAGGAGCCCCAGGCCAACCGCGGCACACACGATGCCCACCCACATGGGGAGCAGGCGGTAGATGCTCACCCAGCCTTGGGGGTTGAACGTCTGATACGCCTGGAGCGCTTGGAGGAGTCCGTCCACGCCCGTCTTAATAGCGCGAGAGCGCCAGCGTGACGAGCAGCACGAGGAGGCCCAGGGCCAGCAAGGCGAACCCGTAGAGGGCCCGGGGCGTCTGGGTCCGGCGCAGCAGCTCCCCGGCCTGGGCCCGGTCTTCCGGGGGGCTGGTGGGGGTGGCCAGGATGCGGTGGGCCTCCCGGCGTGCGCCCGCGACGTCCCCGGCCTCCGCCTGCTTCCAGGCCGAACGCATCCCAGCGGAGAGGGGCTCCTCCGGAGGGGTCTGTCCGCCTTTCACCATGGGGGGGCTCTATAGCGGGGAATGCAAGGACGCGTCGACGGTATATAGAGACCCCATGACCGCGCGGCGTGTAACCCGTCGAAACCTCCTGCTCGGCACGGCCGCGCTCGGCACCCTCCTGGCGCGCCGGGCCTCGGCCTTCGGTGAGAAGAGCCGCTTCATTCCGGCCGTGGCCCGGCATGGCGGCACCTGGGACACGCGCCTGTCGGGGCTTCGCCGCATCGCCTGGGAGCTGCAGCGGCGCACCTCCGTGGAGGTGCTGCCCGAGGCGCGCCCCTTCGAGCTGAGCAGCCCCGAGCTCTTCGAGTACCCCTTCCTCTACTTCGGGGGCGAGGGCGGCTTCCCGCCGCTGAAGCCCGCGGAGGTGGAGAACCTCCGGCGCTACCTGACGTTCGGCGGCTTCCTGCTGGCGGATGCCAACGACGGCAGCGACGGGGATGGGTTCGACGCCAGCTTCCGCCGCGAGCTGGCGCGCATCCTGCCGCAGAGCCCCCTGACGGACGTGCCCTCCTCGCACGTCGTCTTCAAGAGCTTCTTCCTGCTGGACGCGGCGCCCGGCCGGTTCCTCAACAAGCCGCAGATGATGGCCGCCACGCTCGGCAAGCGCGCCGCGGTGATGTACTCGCAGAATGACCTGGCCGGGGCCTGGAGCCGCGGCGAGGGCGGCGACTACGAGTTCGACGTCACCCCGGGCGGCGAGCCGCAGCGGGAGCTGGCCATCCGCGTGGGCATCAATCTGCTCATGTATGCCCTCTGCCTGGATTACAAGGACGATGCCGTCCACCTTCCTCTCATCCTCAACAAGCGGCGCTGACCTCGGGACCCCTGGCCCCGTAGGGCGCGATTGATGAACTCACAGACCTTCAACGCCTGGAAATTCGTCAGCCTCTCCCCGTTGCCCCTCTGGGCCCTGGTGCTCCTGGGCGTGGGGCTCGCGCTCGGCATCGCGCTGGCGGCGTGGGGCGTGCGCCGCGAGCCCTCGCGCTGGCGCAAGGTCCTCTTGTGGACGCTGCGGGTGGGGGCGGGGCTCGCGGCCCTCTTCTTCCTGCTGGAGCCGGGCATCCGCAACCTCCAGGTGGCCCGGATGAAGAACCGGGTGGCGGTGCTGGTGGACCGCTCGGCCTCCATGGGCTTCCCGGTGGAGCCCGGCGGCCCCACGCGCTCGGCGCAGGTGGCCTCCTTCCTGGAGCGGGCCGCCCCGCAGCTCGCCGCGCTGCAGGACCGCTTCACGGTGGAGCTGTACGGGGTGGACCCGGAGCTGGCTCCCGTGACGCCCGCCACGCTCGCCAGCGAGCCGCCGCGCGCGGGCACCACGGACCTGCTGTCGGCGCTGCGGGCCGCGGGGGCGGGCTCCCAGGGCGCGCGCAAGCTCTCCGGCGTGCTGCTCTTCAGCGACGGGGCGGACAACGCGGAGCTGTCCGCGGGCGTGGTGGGGCGGGCCCGCTCGGCGCTGGCGGACCTGGGCGTGCCGGTGTCCACCTTCACCGTGGGCCAGGAGGCGCTCAAGGACCTGTCCATCGAGGGGCTGAAGGTGGATGACTTCGCCTTCGTGCGCAACTCGCTCACCGTGGAGGTGGAGATCCACGGCCGGGGCTTCTCCGGCAAGGACATCCCCGTGGTGCTCAGCCAGGAGGGCAAGACGGTGGCGAGCAAGTCGGTGCGCTTCGGCTCGCAGGACGACATGAAGCCGGTGGCCTTCACCTTCACCCCGGACCAGACGGGGCGCTTCGTCTACACCGTCACGGTGCCCACCTTCCCGGACGAGGCGGTGAGCGACAACAACACCCGCTCCTTCACCCTGAAGGTCATCCGGGACCGGGTGCGCGTGCTGCTCGTCGTCGGGCGGCCCTCGTGGGACGAGCGCTTCCTGCGCGGGCTGCTGCGCCAGGACGCCAACGTGGACATGGTGTCCTTC includes the following:
- the ilvA gene encoding threonine ammonia-lyase encodes the protein MVTLQDILAARERIRGAIRPSPCPASDYFTERTRCSAVAFKMENLQRTGAFKERGALNKLLTLTAEEKARGVVAASAGNHAQGLAYHARRLGVKATIVMPERTPLIKVSRTRDEYEARVVLKGANFDEAYAEALRIQEQENLVFVHPFNDPHVIAGQGTIGLELLEQVPFVDMVLVPIGGGGLISGVACALKETNPRIQVVGVQAASIASMKSSLEAGQVTELAPGATIAEGIAVRKPGDLTFPMVRKYVDEVVTVDEEEIANAILLLLEQEKSVVEGAGAVGLAALVNGHVPRAVGRNVVVLLCGGNIDMNVISRIIERGLVKAGRLVRLEVSMPDRPGMLARLTAQVAEQRANVVEIHHNRAFSKTGLGEAMVGLTLETTGRAHIQELIAALARQGWQATEET
- a CDS encoding Glu/Leu/Phe/Val family dehydrogenase; the encoded protein is MNAIEETNHYFRKAARIMDVGTPIETLLATPLREVKVQVSIEMDSGEIRTFIGYRIQHDNSRGPMKGGLRYHPLLDAAECASMASLMTWKTAVANLPYGGAKGGITCDPSQLSLKELERLTRKYVDQVQDVIGPSRDIPAPDVNTNPQVMAWIMDQYSRYHGHSPAVVTGKPLELYGSKGREAATGRGLLYICREILRDVNLPMKGTRIAIQGFGNVGSHVARLLWEDGAVVVAVSDMLGGVRNPQGLDVASLFEHVQRTGTVTGYGGGQPCSHEEVLAADCEVLIPAALGHAITRENANTVRARLIVEGANGPTSPEADEMLEKRGVLLVPDILANTGGVTVSYFEWVQNLQHLAWEEDRVNAELERTVKESYERVTQIARSRKVSLRTAAFILAIGRVGKATVMRGI
- a CDS encoding DEAD/DEAH box helicase is translated as MSDIPQDPNASGTPETEAPGRPAEYVADVSFEDLHLSEPLRRAIAERGYTHPTPVQAKAFKPVMEGRDLIVRSKTGTGKTAAFGLPLLEKIPADERRVRALILCPTRELALQVADELRELGKHKGVKVAAIYGGASMKQQEDALEDGTPIIVGTPGRVFDHIGRGNLKLDGCDHAVLDEADEMLNQGFYEEVTRILDRLPKNRQVLLFSATVPTDIQNLIARYTTDAETLLLSGDVFTVEHIHHIRYDVSDAFPKPRNLIYVLEKTEPPNAIIFCNTRDDTALVTAVLNRNGFDAELLNGDLPQKERERVMGKVKRGEVAFMVATDIAARGIDISGLEYVINYSLPEDPAVYLHRVGRTGRIGNKGTAINLFSGRELATYTTLEKKYGIKFDKQEMPAPEEAMRLWTERHVRELREGASGSIFEGFLPLAAQLKQRPDADDLVAFLLKYFFSHLRMEKAQAAQEPERREAPERKFEGRREGREGREGREGREGRKDRERGRERGERSERERAPRTEHAERHARPPRRDEPRRGSGSSGGSGGASLEPGPGEAKLWVNLGTADGLGPGSIATALEDAGAPVGKVVRAELRPTFAYVFVAEEDCAAFETLNGKQQGTKTLRVEKSRPRSERPEGAARPPPSPDAGPGEVKLWTNLGMDDGLDEAKFTAALEAAGAPAGKVLKALLRPTYGYAYVAEADAPAFEGLNGKLHGEKALKLERHRPRGARDDRRRERREEPPEVPGQTRLWVNLGKQDGLDDAGLTAALEGAGAPAGKMARVELRQTYAYIFVADEDAAGFEATHGKQHGEKTLKLERAKKR
- a CDS encoding sigma-70 family RNA polymerase sigma factor, translating into MANGRKRTNGTASRPRAKRPGTSEPQAGAPQEAEEQEAEAVDPESLEPAPEELEEVDAEAEELGAPPARTLVPSSDAGLARKDPLQAYMAEVTRHPLLKREEEYALAKNYQQTGDVRAAYRLVASNLRLVVKLAHEYHRNPLSLLDLVQEGNIGLMQAVKKYDPDRGVKLSSYAAWWIRAYILRYIMDNWKMVKLGTTEAQRKLFFKLRQEQEKLIAQGFEPSPKLLAERLNVTEQDVVEMDQRLGHDEMSIDAPVGDESRASRADRLLPSSAVGAEERLGNEQLKELFREKLAEFAQSLEGKERYIFEHRLTADEPLTLQDIGDKYGVSRERARQIEAALINRMREFMRERIPDFDLVAVPKG
- a CDS encoding beta-ketoacyl synthase N-terminal-like domain-containing protein, which codes for MRRVGIFGWGVVAPRSRDIDAFERNLSSAESWLSAFNGFGPDNFLVGMPEFDFAEYKPWIDARFPPNRFTQLEKKAGQPTRYAIGAFIQALKQNPGLEQELQSLGIRTHVYVGTGLGDLPTIHDITLTLHRAQRRWDRFWAEPARNAALRQWLETKAPRPGLPPAPETVDVVERDEAEEAWWHYWAGQSPELREYLAELKEIEGLGVEGDVESAKLAVIKEKRTRSARLQKKWSTPEPPWNSVSANLLWNIHNAPAAQISMLGKLTGMTFAPVAACSSFGYGLKLAMDAIHRGDAKAVVLGMADPPPHPLTVGGFYNARVVAADATVSKPLTALRGTHISGGAVMWIVGDLEHFTAKGFKPLGMEPLTVGVSADADHIITPSQEGPTLAIHEALSRAGCTPAQMGTWDLHATATPGDFLEVQTLRGLFPESVLVTARKGTFGHGMAVGGGWELTAQYLGYARGSLFPTPLREGELNREIGKVHSRFVYDQGAPVPEGFAGKLSMGVGGINACVISRPWR
- a CDS encoding molecular chaperone DnaJ, with protein sequence MRSAWKQAEAGDVAGARREAHRILATPTSPPEDRAQAGELLRRTQTPRALYGFALLALGLLVLLVTLALSRY
- a CDS encoding DUF4159 domain-containing protein, whose translation is MTARRVTRRNLLLGTAALGTLLARRASAFGEKSRFIPAVARHGGTWDTRLSGLRRIAWELQRRTSVEVLPEARPFELSSPELFEYPFLYFGGEGGFPPLKPAEVENLRRYLTFGGFLLADANDGSDGDGFDASFRRELARILPQSPLTDVPSSHVVFKSFFLLDAAPGRFLNKPQMMAATLGKRAAVMYSQNDLAGAWSRGEGGDYEFDVTPGGEPQRELAIRVGINLLMYALCLDYKDDAVHLPLILNKRR